One genomic window of Struthio camelus isolate bStrCam1 chromosome 1, bStrCam1.hap1, whole genome shotgun sequence includes the following:
- the LOC104148925 gene encoding C-type lectin domain family 4 member D isoform X6, with protein sequence MASDIVYAEVKFKNESLSAEVKAPPEKKEHEPHTQKYPPWLPWLISLLLLLVCITLVITLLVTNFSHSHEEPKALQQNATELLCISAMPQSKGQSWMCCPVGWRLFQKGCYYKSTDSMSWNNSKQNCTGMGSHLVVIDTEAEQVFLSAWLKEKSEYERKDNYYIGLSAQKVGQWHWVDQTPFNVTAVFWRTGEPSNVEKEKCVVIHWKEKEHWNWNDLPCLLCNQDQNMLLCRIEHYTTTAV encoded by the exons CACCTCCAGAGAAGAAGGAGCATGAGCCTCATACCCAGAAATACCCACCATGGCTCCCATGGCTGATCTCACTACTGCTCCTGCTGGTGTGCATCACTCTCGTCATTACTCTCCTTG tCACTAACTTCTCCCATAGTCATGAAGAGCCGAAGGCCCTGCAACAGAATGCCACGGAGTTGCTCTGCATCTCAGCGATGCCACAAAGTAAAG GGCAAAGCTGGATGTGCTGCCCAGTGGGTTGGAGACTCTTTCAAAAAGGCTGCTACTACAAATCAACAGATTCTATGTCCTGGAACAACAGCAAGCAGAACTGCACTGGGATGGGCTCCCACCTGGTGGTGATTGATACAGAAGCAGAGCAG GTTTTCCTCTCTGCATGGCTAAAAGAAAAGAGTGAATATGAGAGAAAAGACAATTACTACATTGGTCTGAGTGCACAGAAGGTGGGCCAGTGGCACTGGGTGGACCAGACTCCCTTCAATGTGACAGCAGT GTTCTGGAGGACTGGGGAGCCAAGTAATGTGGAGAAGGAGAAGTGTGTTGTAATccactggaaggaaaaagaacactGGAACTGGAATGATTTGCCAT GTCTCTTGTGTAACCAGGATCAAAACATGTTGCTCTGCAGGATAGAGCATTACACAACTACTGCAGTATAA
- the LOC104148925 gene encoding C-type lectin domain family 4 member D isoform X5 — protein MASDIVYAEVKFKNESLSAEVKAPPEKKEHEPHTQKYPPWLPWLISLLLLLVCITLVITLLVTNFSHSHEEPKALQQNATELLCISAMPQSKGQSWMCCPVGWRLFQKGCYYKSTDSMSWNNSKQNCTGMGSHLVVIDTEAEQVFLSAWLKEKSEYERKDNYYIGLSAQKVGQWHWVDQTPFNVTAVFWRTGEPSNVEKEKCVVIHWKEKEHWNWNDLPSAGLLCNQDQNMLLCRIEHYTTTAV, from the exons CACCTCCAGAGAAGAAGGAGCATGAGCCTCATACCCAGAAATACCCACCATGGCTCCCATGGCTGATCTCACTACTGCTCCTGCTGGTGTGCATCACTCTCGTCATTACTCTCCTTG tCACTAACTTCTCCCATAGTCATGAAGAGCCGAAGGCCCTGCAACAGAATGCCACGGAGTTGCTCTGCATCTCAGCGATGCCACAAAGTAAAG GGCAAAGCTGGATGTGCTGCCCAGTGGGTTGGAGACTCTTTCAAAAAGGCTGCTACTACAAATCAACAGATTCTATGTCCTGGAACAACAGCAAGCAGAACTGCACTGGGATGGGCTCCCACCTGGTGGTGATTGATACAGAAGCAGAGCAG GTTTTCCTCTCTGCATGGCTAAAAGAAAAGAGTGAATATGAGAGAAAAGACAATTACTACATTGGTCTGAGTGCACAGAAGGTGGGCCAGTGGCACTGGGTGGACCAGACTCCCTTCAATGTGACAGCAGT GTTCTGGAGGACTGGGGAGCCAAGTAATGTGGAGAAGGAGAAGTGTGTTGTAATccactggaaggaaaaagaacactGGAACTGGAATGATTTGCCAT CTGCAGGTCTCTTGTGTAACCAGGATCAAAACATGTTGCTCTGCAGGATAGAGCATTACACAACTACTGCAGTATAA
- the LOC104148925 gene encoding C-type lectin domain family 4 member D isoform X7, with the protein MASDIVYAEVKFKNESLSAEVKAPPEKKEHEPHTQKYPPWLPWLISLLLLLVCITLVITLLVTNFSHSHEEPKALQQNATELLCISAMPQSKGQSWMCCPVGWRLFQKGCYYKSTDSMSWNNSKQNCTGMGSHLVVIDTEAEQVFLSAWLKEKSEYERKDNYYIGLSAQKVGQWHWVDQTPFNVTAVFWRTGEPSNVEKEKCVVIHWKEKEHWNWNDLPCEIRSPRICEAAAITI; encoded by the exons CACCTCCAGAGAAGAAGGAGCATGAGCCTCATACCCAGAAATACCCACCATGGCTCCCATGGCTGATCTCACTACTGCTCCTGCTGGTGTGCATCACTCTCGTCATTACTCTCCTTG tCACTAACTTCTCCCATAGTCATGAAGAGCCGAAGGCCCTGCAACAGAATGCCACGGAGTTGCTCTGCATCTCAGCGATGCCACAAAGTAAAG GGCAAAGCTGGATGTGCTGCCCAGTGGGTTGGAGACTCTTTCAAAAAGGCTGCTACTACAAATCAACAGATTCTATGTCCTGGAACAACAGCAAGCAGAACTGCACTGGGATGGGCTCCCACCTGGTGGTGATTGATACAGAAGCAGAGCAG GTTTTCCTCTCTGCATGGCTAAAAGAAAAGAGTGAATATGAGAGAAAAGACAATTACTACATTGGTCTGAGTGCACAGAAGGTGGGCCAGTGGCACTGGGTGGACCAGACTCCCTTCAATGTGACAGCAGT GTTCTGGAGGACTGGGGAGCCAAGTAATGTGGAGAAGGAGAAGTGTGTTGTAATccactggaaggaaaaagaacactGGAACTGGAATGATTTGCCATGTGAGATCCGTTCTCCTCGAATTTGTGAAGCTGCAGCAATAACTATCTGA